In Shouchella patagoniensis, the following are encoded in one genomic region:
- a CDS encoding AbgT family transporter — protein MSEVKSNKKLGARVLDSVEYIGNKLPHPFMLFLYLAIAVTLISAIVDFIGVSFTHPGTGEETAVQSLLSTEGLMYMLESMISNFIGFTPLGLVLTMMLGIGLAQQVGLVETFIKSTILKAPAKLVTLAVVGTGIIGNIASDAAFVLVPPLGAMVFYALGRHPIAGMAAGFAGVGAGFTANFIIAGTDVLLSGISTEVVRTIDPEMSVLVTDNWFFMSASVVMLLLICTFVTERIIEPRLGKYNPKYGAKEFVSQEMETVGPKESKALIISIIVGLVYIGIVCLFIVPGNGILRGENGEVIPSPFLNNIVPLLLFLFLSVSIAYGVAVGVIKSTRDIPEMMAEAIKSMAGYIVLIFAAAQFIAYFDWSNIGVWIAVSGAEFLESVNMTGVGVLVGFILLTTLLNLFIFSGSAQWALMAPIFIPMFMLLDYHPALVQLAYRIGDSSTGVITPMNPYVPMVLAFMKKYDSRAGFGTLFSVMLPYTLIILAFWIILFIVWTGFELPIGPGVTDYKG, from the coding sequence GCGCAAGAGTGCTAGATTCTGTGGAATACATAGGGAATAAATTACCGCATCCGTTTATGCTATTTCTGTACTTAGCAATTGCGGTTACACTTATATCAGCCATTGTAGATTTTATAGGCGTTTCCTTTACCCATCCGGGTACAGGGGAAGAAACTGCGGTACAAAGTCTTTTATCGACAGAGGGCTTAATGTACATGTTGGAATCAATGATTTCAAATTTTATTGGATTTACCCCTCTTGGTCTAGTTTTAACAATGATGCTAGGCATTGGGCTTGCCCAGCAAGTTGGCTTAGTTGAGACATTTATTAAGAGTACGATATTGAAGGCACCAGCAAAACTAGTGACTCTTGCGGTAGTTGGTACAGGAATTATTGGTAATATTGCTTCAGATGCAGCCTTTGTTCTTGTCCCTCCTCTTGGGGCTATGGTGTTTTACGCTCTTGGGCGTCATCCAATTGCTGGCATGGCAGCAGGTTTCGCCGGGGTTGGTGCGGGGTTTACTGCCAACTTTATCATAGCAGGGACAGATGTTCTTTTATCAGGTATATCTACTGAAGTAGTTCGGACAATTGATCCAGAAATGTCTGTACTCGTTACGGACAACTGGTTCTTTATGAGCGCTTCAGTTGTAATGTTGCTACTTATTTGTACTTTTGTGACAGAGCGAATCATTGAACCACGTCTTGGTAAATATAACCCTAAGTATGGGGCGAAAGAGTTTGTGAGCCAAGAGATGGAAACGGTTGGACCAAAAGAAAGTAAAGCTCTAATAATATCTATAATTGTTGGACTTGTTTATATCGGAATTGTTTGTCTGTTTATCGTTCCAGGAAATGGAATATTAAGAGGGGAGAATGGAGAAGTAATTCCATCCCCGTTTTTAAATAATATTGTACCGCTGCTTTTATTCTTATTTCTATCCGTATCGATTGCATACGGAGTTGCCGTCGGTGTTATTAAATCAACGAGGGACATACCTGAAATGATGGCAGAAGCAATTAAAAGTATGGCCGGTTACATTGTGTTAATCTTTGCTGCTGCCCAGTTTATAGCTTATTTTGATTGGAGTAATATTGGTGTATGGATTGCAGTAAGTGGGGCAGAGTTTTTAGAGAGTGTCAATATGACAGGTGTTGGCGTCCTTGTTGGCTTTATTTTATTGACTACTTTATTAAATTTATTTATCTTCAGTGGCTCTGCCCAGTGGGCATTAATGGCTCCGATTTTTATTCCGATGTTTATGCTACTTGATTATCATCCAGCTCTTGTGCAGTTAGCATACCGGATTGGGGACTCATCAACAGGTGTCATTACACCGATGAATCCATACGTTCCAATGGTGCTGGCATTTATGAAGAAATATGATTCACGCGCAGGGTTTGGAACATTATTTTCGGTAATGCTACCATATACACTTATTATTTTAGCGTTTTGGATTATTTTATTTATCGTGTGGACGGGCTTTGAATTGCCAATTGGACCAGGTGTAACAGACTATAAAGGGTAG
- a CDS encoding M20 metallopeptidase family protein, producing MFEQEANKVQARMVEWRRHLHKNPELSHEEEHTRTFICATLEKLGILYETMETSYGVIGVISGEKPGKTVALRADIDALPIKEVNNVSYRSQKERVMHACGHDAHTAMLLGTGAALQERKEEIEGTILLLFQPAEEDAPIGGAQAMMEDQTFLKWKPDVIFGQHVWPDLPVGQIGVRPGAMMGNSDRITITVKGSGGHASMPHQTVDAVVVANQIISGLQTIVSRNIDPLNSAVITIGKITGGDRYNIVASEVTLEGTVRTLSPEVRSQVETNIKRLVMQVADGMGASADINYQRGYAATINTQSWASVVKEQAEILFGPNATPSVSPSLAGEDFGRFLLHYPGAYFWLGTAIAERDVQRPLHDPAFDIDEKAMEYGMNLMATIAVESLQKLNKGAKVNG from the coding sequence ATGTTTGAACAAGAAGCGAACAAGGTACAAGCACGCATGGTTGAGTGGCGTCGCCATTTGCATAAAAATCCAGAACTGAGTCATGAAGAAGAACACACCCGCACGTTTATTTGCGCGACTTTAGAAAAATTGGGAATTTTATATGAAACGATGGAAACAAGTTATGGAGTCATTGGTGTAATCAGTGGAGAAAAGCCAGGGAAAACAGTTGCCTTAAGAGCTGATATTGATGCCTTACCAATTAAAGAAGTAAATAACGTCTCCTATCGCTCGCAAAAAGAGAGAGTGATGCATGCATGTGGGCATGACGCACATACAGCGATGTTGCTCGGTACTGGAGCGGCTTTACAAGAACGCAAAGAAGAGATTGAAGGAACCATCTTACTTTTATTTCAACCAGCGGAAGAGGATGCACCAATAGGTGGGGCACAAGCGATGATGGAAGATCAAACGTTTTTAAAGTGGAAACCAGACGTGATTTTTGGTCAGCACGTTTGGCCTGATTTGCCAGTAGGACAAATTGGGGTTCGTCCTGGAGCTATGATGGGAAATTCGGATCGTATTACAATTACAGTAAAAGGATCTGGTGGACATGCAAGCATGCCACATCAAACGGTCGATGCGGTGGTTGTGGCAAATCAAATTATCTCTGGATTGCAAACGATTGTGAGCCGCAATATTGATCCATTAAATTCGGCTGTTATTACAATTGGGAAAATAACAGGTGGGGATCGGTATAACATTGTAGCGAGTGAAGTGACGTTGGAAGGGACAGTTCGCACACTTTCACCAGAAGTGCGCTCACAAGTAGAGACAAACATTAAACGCCTTGTTATGCAAGTAGCAGATGGTATGGGAGCTAGTGCTGACATTAACTATCAAAGAGGGTATGCTGCGACTATTAACACACAATCATGGGCGAGTGTGGTAAAGGAGCAAGCGGAAATACTTTTTGGTCCTAATGCTACGCCAAGTGTCAGTCCAAGTCTTGCTGGTGAGGATTTTGGTCGTTTCTTATTGCACTATCCAGGGGCTTATTTTTGGCTTGGAACGGCGATTGCCGAACGAGATGTACAGCGTCCACTTCACGATCCTGCTTTTGATATTGATGAGAAAGCAATGGAATATGGAATGAATTTAATGGCTACAATCGCTGTTGAGTCGTTGCAAAAGCTAAATAAGGGAGCGAAGGTAAATGGCTAA
- a CDS encoding amidohydrolase, translating to MANWIDEWIKKKESKIQTWRRHLHQRAEVGFCEYETTHYIVEQLNGLGFTLYTGENVMDKEARFGVPSEQTLATHEERALTNGVPKEFLEEIKGGFTGVIAVLDTGRQGKHAAMRFDIDALPIEEAEEETHLPAKLGFRSTHAGMMHACGHDGHTAIGIAIAHFISEHCNQLNGRFTLIFQPAEEGSRGANAIVQKGWLDNVDVFWSGHLGIKPLPVGTLVSGATDILATTKIDVELSGQTAHAGMSPHEGKNTLVAASSLVLGLHAIAPHGDGTTRINVGYMESGSGRNIIPGHAFLQLETRGSSTRENQYMKQEAFRRIEGAAQMHGVSAQIDIVGEGLAANTDHMWLTAIPEAVKESDYVSAVQDNLSLGGSEDVTYMMQHVQKAGGKAAYMIYGTPLAAGHHHRLFDFDEAALPVAVSALAHLVDTL from the coding sequence ATGGCTAATTGGATTGATGAATGGATTAAAAAGAAAGAAAGTAAGATCCAAACATGGCGTCGTCATCTCCATCAGAGAGCAGAAGTTGGATTTTGTGAATATGAAACAACGCATTACATCGTCGAACAATTAAATGGGCTTGGGTTCACACTCTATACAGGCGAAAATGTAATGGATAAAGAGGCACGGTTTGGGGTGCCGAGTGAACAAACGCTTGCTACGCACGAAGAACGAGCGCTTACAAATGGTGTACCAAAAGAATTTCTTGAAGAAATCAAAGGTGGATTTACGGGTGTTATTGCCGTACTAGATACGGGAAGACAGGGCAAACATGCAGCAATGCGTTTTGATATTGATGCCTTGCCAATTGAAGAGGCTGAAGAAGAAACCCATCTCCCTGCAAAACTTGGCTTTCGTTCCACTCATGCTGGAATGATGCACGCATGTGGCCATGATGGACACACTGCAATTGGAATTGCTATTGCTCATTTCATAAGTGAACATTGCAATCAGTTGAACGGTCGTTTTACCCTCATATTTCAACCAGCAGAAGAAGGAAGCCGCGGAGCAAACGCGATTGTTCAAAAAGGCTGGTTAGATAACGTTGATGTTTTTTGGAGTGGCCATCTAGGTATTAAACCGTTGCCAGTCGGGACACTGGTCTCTGGCGCTACAGACATTTTGGCGACAACAAAAATCGATGTAGAATTAAGTGGACAAACGGCTCATGCAGGAATGAGTCCACATGAAGGGAAAAATACACTTGTTGCTGCTTCTTCATTAGTACTCGGTCTGCATGCGATTGCTCCTCATGGAGATGGAACAACACGGATTAATGTTGGTTATATGGAGTCAGGTAGTGGACGAAATATTATACCTGGTCATGCGTTCCTTCAGTTAGAGACGCGTGGGTCTTCAACGCGTGAAAATCAATACATGAAACAAGAGGCGTTTAGAAGGATTGAGGGTGCTGCGCAAATGCATGGAGTATCAGCACAGATTGATATTGTCGGTGAAGGACTAGCTGCAAATACTGATCATATGTGGCTTACGGCGATTCCTGAAGCGGTCAAAGAAAGCGATTATGTGTCCGCAGTGCAAGACAACTTATCTCTCGGCGGATCTGAAGATGTTACATATATGATGCAACATGTACAAAAAGCAGGAGGAAAAGCAGCATACATGATTTACGGTACACCACTTGCGGCAGGACATCACCACCGTTTGTTTGATTTTGATGAAGCAGCGTTACCTGTTGCAGTCAGTGCATTGGCGCATTTAGTTGATACATTGTAA
- a CDS encoding GNAT family N-acetyltransferase encodes MLISQQKIEIRVLRKRDKHILARWLTDPTILKYYDGRDNPSSLERVRTRFYKKEDRVTRCIVEYEHVPIGYMQFYPINDEERVRYGYANSINVYGMDQFIGENSYWNKGIGTTLVKMMVAYLTDEVKADKVVMDPQIQNKRALACYAKCGFQEVKHLPLHELHEGERRDCLLMEYVKEDEKK; translated from the coding sequence GTGCTCATTAGTCAACAAAAAATCGAAATTCGAGTCCTTCGTAAACGTGATAAGCATATTCTAGCAAGATGGTTAACGGATCCAACTATTCTTAAGTATTACGATGGAAGAGATAACCCTTCTTCCTTAGAACGAGTGCGTACGAGGTTTTATAAAAAAGAAGATCGTGTCACGCGTTGCATTGTCGAGTATGAGCATGTGCCGATTGGCTATATGCAATTTTATCCGATTAATGATGAAGAGCGAGTACGATATGGATATGCGAATTCAATCAATGTATATGGGATGGATCAATTTATTGGTGAAAATAGCTATTGGAATAAAGGAATTGGAACAACACTTGTGAAAATGATGGTGGCCTATTTAACTGATGAAGTGAAAGCAGATAAAGTTGTCATGGATCCTCAAATTCAAAATAAACGAGCACTTGCTTGTTATGCGAAATGTGGGTTTCAAGAAGTGAAACACTTGCCTCTACACGAGCTACATGAAGGGGAAAGGCGCGATTGTTTGTTAATGGAATATGTTAAAGAAGACGAAAAAAAGTGA
- a CDS encoding LLM class flavin-dependent oxidoreductase, whose translation MKLSILDQAPISKGHTSSEALQFAEKLALLGDELGFQRMWMAEHHSGPSFASSAPEITAAHLAAKTKRIRIGTGGVMMMHYSPLKLAEVFKTLSALAPGRIDYGVGRAPGGDHHSIQALAEGRPYTPNDLYDKFATSLQLINDQKTNDPLYNQVMASPHQIALPEAWLLGSSGNSARQAGRLGVGYSFAQFFNGDMSKDIFDAYRTYFEPSYFMETPVINVTYAATVAKTKEEAEFYARPIDLSRLFLVKGQIRQTMTPEEAKDFPLSEMDQAIIEKNRKLHLVGTATEVARQLEQEQQEYQFDEVMINSNQHSYETRLDSYRLLAKELI comes from the coding sequence ATGAAACTTAGTATACTTGACCAAGCCCCTATTTCTAAAGGCCATACATCTTCTGAAGCTTTGCAATTTGCAGAGAAACTAGCTTTACTCGGTGACGAACTAGGCTTTCAACGCATGTGGATGGCCGAACACCATAGCGGACCATCATTTGCCAGCTCCGCTCCTGAAATTACCGCTGCACACCTGGCCGCAAAAACAAAACGAATTCGGATTGGCACTGGCGGCGTGATGATGATGCATTACTCACCATTAAAGCTTGCTGAAGTGTTTAAAACACTTAGCGCCCTTGCTCCTGGTCGTATAGATTACGGTGTGGGGCGTGCACCTGGTGGAGACCACCATTCGATTCAAGCCTTAGCTGAAGGAAGACCATATACGCCTAATGACTTATATGATAAATTTGCTACAAGTTTACAATTAATAAACGATCAAAAAACGAATGATCCCTTGTACAATCAAGTGATGGCTTCTCCTCACCAAATTGCTTTGCCAGAAGCATGGCTCCTTGGTTCAAGTGGGAATAGCGCGCGTCAAGCAGGACGTCTCGGGGTTGGCTATTCATTTGCTCAATTTTTTAATGGTGACATGTCCAAAGACATTTTTGATGCATATCGGACGTATTTTGAACCTTCCTATTTTATGGAGACACCCGTCATTAATGTCACTTATGCCGCCACAGTCGCAAAAACAAAAGAAGAAGCGGAATTCTATGCGCGACCAATTGATTTATCCCGCCTCTTCCTTGTTAAAGGACAAATTCGACAAACGATGACACCAGAGGAAGCGAAAGATTTTCCACTTAGTGAAATGGATCAAGCCATTATTGAGAAAAATCGCAAGCTCCACCTTGTCGGTACGGCAACAGAAGTCGCGCGGCAACTCGAACAAGAACAACAAGAATATCAGTTTGATGAAGTAATGATTAATAGCAACCAACATTCCTATGAAACACGATTAGATAGCTACAGGTTACTCGCAAAAGAATTGATCTAA
- the sigY gene encoding RNA polymerase sigma factor SigY, producing MDREDAKLIKQAQKGDEQAITALLSKHYQFIYLYFLKVTMHPALAEDLTQETMTKAIISIRSYKVKKAAFSTWLIRIGTNCWLDGKRKEKREKAFQHEQQLRWSLRHEEDTDWIEVKEALAKLKDIQRIPVLLKHYYGYSYDEMALICDVPVGTVKSRVNAGMNQLRKELNHD from the coding sequence GTGGATAGAGAAGACGCTAAGTTAATTAAACAAGCACAAAAAGGTGATGAACAGGCCATTACCGCGTTACTTAGTAAACATTATCAATTCATCTATTTATATTTCTTGAAAGTAACGATGCACCCTGCGCTTGCAGAAGATCTTACACAAGAAACAATGACGAAAGCGATCATCAGCATCCGTTCTTATAAAGTAAAGAAAGCGGCGTTTTCAACATGGTTAATTCGAATTGGAACAAATTGTTGGCTTGATGGCAAACGAAAAGAAAAACGTGAAAAGGCGTTTCAGCATGAGCAGCAACTGCGGTGGTCGTTAAGACATGAAGAGGATACAGATTGGATTGAAGTAAAAGAAGCGCTAGCCAAGTTAAAGGATATTCAACGAATCCCTGTTTTACTAAAGCATTATTACGGCTATTCGTACGATGAAATGGCGTTAATTTGTGATGTGCCTGTTGGAACAGTGAAGTCTCGTGTAAATGCGGGCATGAATCAATTAAGGAAGGAGCTGAACCATGACTGA
- a CDS encoding DUF5345 family protein, whose amino-acid sequence MTDQTEKRLKEGLAIMDRSEMEKPSETELLQLVRETRRKQRKESVAFIFVALLLASIAILGFATTPFLLIVVYGILTVVTAIVFLMLLRIKKGDRQNGRA is encoded by the coding sequence ATGACTGATCAAACAGAAAAGAGACTGAAAGAAGGATTGGCAATAATGGACCGTAGTGAAATGGAGAAGCCGTCAGAAACGGAGTTGCTTCAACTTGTTCGGGAAACACGTCGGAAGCAACGGAAAGAATCTGTCGCCTTTATTTTTGTAGCACTATTGTTGGCAAGCATAGCGATTCTTGGTTTTGCGACCACTCCTTTTCTCTTGATTGTTGTTTACGGAATCCTAACAGTAGTAACAGCCATTGTTTTTTTAATGCTATTGCGGATAAAAAAGGGGGATCGTCAGAATGGAAGAGCTTAA
- a CDS encoding PLD nuclease N-terminal domain-containing protein, with product MDYMEIIKLLAPLILVQFILIIVAFIDLFRRQHTKGPKWVWGLIIVGFNLFGPIVYFLFGRGSSQ from the coding sequence ATGGACTATATGGAAATAATTAAGTTACTCGCACCACTTATTTTAGTTCAGTTTATTTTAATTATCGTTGCGTTCATTGATTTGTTTAGAAGGCAACATACAAAAGGACCAAAGTGGGTTTGGGGACTTATTATTGTGGGTTTTAATTTATTTGGACCGATTGTTTATTTCCTATTTGGAAGAGGGTCATCGCAATGA
- a CDS encoding ABC transporter ATP-binding protein, with the protein MKLDVKGLSKDKRVNNLSFTLQPGRMTALIGENGAGKTTLLHMLAGLLRSSAGQIIPSETQTDFRKSIGFLPQYPAFHNWMTANEYLVYAGKLSGVEKRVVNKKAKQLLNRVGLADACNKQISTFSGGMKQRLGIAQALIGDPQLLLMDEPVSALDPKGRAEVMALLKELKGNCTVMYSTHVLHDAEQICDDVLMLHQGKLIKSTSLSDLLSFTKSNSLTVKASEDITDFANRLKEKQPSWLLEIRGHEFTVQDKDDNDIRRLLLKELSQADVPFKQIAVDSKTLETVFQEVVADANVPRALKKRMA; encoded by the coding sequence ATGAAACTAGATGTAAAAGGTTTATCAAAAGACAAGCGGGTCAACAATCTTTCATTTACGCTCCAACCAGGAAGAATGACTGCGCTTATTGGCGAGAATGGAGCTGGTAAAACAACGCTTCTCCATATGTTAGCAGGACTATTGCGATCGAGTGCTGGACAAATCATTCCTTCTGAAACACAGACCGATTTTCGGAAATCAATTGGTTTTTTACCGCAATATCCAGCCTTTCATAACTGGATGACAGCAAATGAGTATTTGGTTTATGCAGGAAAGTTAAGTGGTGTTGAAAAGCGTGTTGTGAACAAAAAAGCAAAGCAATTACTTAATCGGGTTGGATTAGCTGATGCGTGTAACAAGCAGATAAGTACATTTTCTGGTGGGATGAAACAACGCCTTGGAATTGCACAAGCTTTAATTGGAGACCCGCAATTGCTATTGATGGATGAACCAGTTTCAGCACTTGATCCAAAAGGTAGAGCGGAAGTGATGGCTTTATTAAAAGAATTAAAAGGAAACTGCACAGTCATGTATTCAACTCACGTACTTCATGATGCGGAACAAATCTGTGATGATGTACTCATGCTTCATCAAGGAAAATTAATTAAGTCAACTTCGCTTTCTGATTTACTCTCCTTTACAAAAAGCAATAGTTTAACCGTTAAAGCTTCAGAGGACATAACTGATTTTGCTAATCGTCTAAAAGAAAAACAACCATCTTGGCTCCTAGAAATAAGGGGGCATGAGTTTACAGTGCAAGATAAAGATGACAACGATATTCGGCGTTTACTTTTAAAAGAATTAAGTCAAGCAGATGTACCTTTCAAGCAAATTGCAGTTGATAGCAAGACGCTAGAAACTGTATTTCAGGAGGTTGTTGCCGATGCAAATGTTCCCCGTGCTCTTAAAAAAAGAATGGCTTGA
- a CDS encoding ABC transporter permease — MQMFPVLLKKEWLEACRSYRILWMPAFFILLGAMQPLTMYYLEDLLMVLGGLPEGAQLAFPEMSAVDIYSDTIGQFSQVGILAVVLGYMGMFTNERKTGEAMLVLAKPVSYFAYWFSKWTMAAIVVLFSYVMGLVAALFYIQLLYGRIPFTAIISSALAYGLWLLVIVSLTLGIGTFLNNQALTAISSVMIAFVLTVTPILLGEGARFTPGGLLQLFEHLASGNLIESYASAYVSVALIFLCVIGGGFFIKKTDWTT; from the coding sequence ATGCAAATGTTCCCCGTGCTCTTAAAAAAAGAATGGCTTGAGGCATGCAGAAGTTATCGTATATTATGGATGCCAGCGTTTTTTATCTTACTTGGTGCGATGCAGCCTCTCACAATGTACTATTTGGAAGACTTGTTAATGGTGTTAGGGGGCTTACCGGAGGGGGCTCAGCTCGCTTTTCCGGAAATGTCTGCCGTAGACATTTATAGCGACACGATCGGTCAATTTTCACAGGTGGGTATACTTGCGGTGGTACTCGGCTATATGGGTATGTTTACGAACGAACGAAAAACAGGAGAAGCAATGCTCGTGCTTGCAAAACCAGTCTCTTACTTTGCTTATTGGTTTTCAAAGTGGACGATGGCTGCAATAGTAGTACTATTTAGTTATGTGATGGGTCTTGTTGCAGCCCTATTTTATATTCAATTGTTATATGGTAGAATCCCGTTTACTGCAATCATTTCATCAGCGCTAGCTTATGGATTATGGCTCCTTGTCATTGTATCGCTTACGCTAGGGATTGGTACGTTTTTAAACAACCAAGCACTAACAGCTATTAGTAGCGTCATGATTGCTTTTGTATTAACGGTTACACCCATATTGCTAGGTGAAGGAGCGAGGTTCACTCCAGGAGGTTTATTGCAACTGTTTGAGCATCTTGCTTCAGGAAATCTCATTGAAAGTTATGCCTCTGCCTATGTTAGTGTCGCCCTTATTTTTCTTTGTGTTATTGGTGGAGGGTTCTTTATCAAAAAGACAGATTGGACAACATAA
- a CDS encoding PAS domain-containing sensor histidine kinase, whose product MKSKKKVLLLYVGISVFWIVGTDIGLSSWEPELYTLFQKVKGIIFVAATGIFIYFLMRKSEKIQTLREEKEKVGTLINSMVDFVNFKDGEGRWIQANEFGLKLYQLEGVAYEGKKDSELAEYSKFYRDALLYCEKTDEETWQNGEMTRAEEVFTLPNGEEKIFDTIKTPLFRENGERKGLVVIGRDITERIKAEKKLAESELRYKALFEHNPELVYMIDLNGTIVDLNDQFEYVTGYKRNDAIGKPFISFIREEDHLRLHKKFSRVINERRAHQCNEVHVNHRTGKKVIVNCASVPIIIEDEIVGITGYANNITKMIETEEKLRTTEKLAVIGELAAGIAHEIRNPLTSLHGFVQLFQTESEKENPLHRIMLDELERINMIASELLVLSRPQEIAFSRTNVRSVLKDIVRLLNSEAHLHGSSIRLNTDEDLFVRGDANQLKQLFINIIKNATEAGATIIEVDSKPIDDYVCITVQDNGCGISSDRIEKLGEPFYSRKEKGTGLGLTISHKIVEAHLGKIHYDSKLDVGTTVFISIPLYEE is encoded by the coding sequence ATGAAATCTAAAAAGAAAGTGTTACTCCTTTATGTAGGTATTAGCGTATTCTGGATTGTAGGAACAGACATTGGCCTGTCTTCATGGGAACCAGAACTTTATACCTTGTTTCAAAAAGTAAAAGGCATTATTTTTGTTGCAGCAACAGGTATATTCATCTATTTTCTTATGAGAAAATCAGAAAAAATTCAGACGCTACGAGAGGAAAAAGAAAAAGTCGGCACTCTAATCAATTCCATGGTTGATTTCGTCAACTTTAAAGATGGCGAAGGACGTTGGATTCAAGCAAATGAGTTTGGCTTAAAGCTATACCAACTAGAGGGGGTTGCTTACGAAGGAAAAAAAGATTCCGAGCTGGCAGAGTATAGCAAGTTTTATCGAGATGCCCTTCTATACTGTGAAAAGACCGATGAAGAAACATGGCAAAACGGAGAAATGACACGAGCTGAAGAAGTCTTTACGCTTCCTAATGGGGAAGAAAAAATATTTGACACCATTAAAACACCACTATTCCGCGAAAATGGGGAGAGAAAAGGACTCGTCGTCATTGGTCGAGATATAACTGAACGAATTAAGGCTGAAAAAAAGTTAGCTGAAAGTGAGCTTCGTTACAAAGCATTGTTTGAACATAATCCCGAGCTTGTTTATATGATTGATTTAAATGGAACAATCGTTGATCTAAATGATCAATTTGAATACGTCACTGGTTATAAACGAAATGATGCGATTGGTAAGCCTTTCATTTCATTTATTCGTGAAGAAGATCATCTTAGACTACATAAGAAATTCTCACGTGTAATAAACGAAAGACGAGCGCACCAATGCAATGAAGTTCACGTGAATCATCGTACGGGTAAAAAAGTAATAGTCAATTGTGCGTCTGTACCAATCATAATTGAGGATGAAATCGTTGGTATTACGGGCTACGCAAATAATATTACGAAGATGATTGAAACCGAAGAAAAGTTACGTACTACTGAAAAATTAGCGGTTATTGGTGAACTCGCTGCTGGCATTGCGCACGAAATCCGGAACCCACTTACGTCACTACACGGGTTTGTGCAACTATTTCAGACAGAGAGTGAAAAAGAAAACCCATTGCATCGCATTATGCTTGACGAATTGGAACGAATCAATATGATCGCAAGCGAACTCCTAGTCTTGTCTCGACCACAAGAGATCGCCTTTTCTCGAACGAACGTTCGATCAGTCTTAAAAGACATTGTTCGTCTTCTTAACTCTGAAGCCCATTTACACGGCTCATCAATCCGACTAAATACGGATGAAGATCTTTTCGTAAGAGGCGATGCAAACCAATTAAAACAACTATTTATTAATATCATTAAAAATGCAACTGAAGCAGGCGCTACAATTATAGAAGTAGATTCAAAACCAATAGACGATTACGTATGTATTACTGTCCAAGATAATGGATGTGGTATTAGTAGCGATCGGATTGAGAAGCTAGGTGAACCCTTTTATTCGCGCAAAGAAAAAGGTACAGGGCTTGGTCTAACAATAAGTCACAAAATTGTTGAAGCGCACCTAGGAAAAATTCACTATGATAGTAAACTTGATGTTGGGACAACCGTTTTTATCTCGATTCCTTTATATGAAGAATAA
- a CDS encoding nucleotidyltransferase domain-containing protein: MTKLEPVEVARSFVELNYPNCEAALLAGSTIRGEATTTSDLDIVVFDQTYKTSFRESLIMNNWPIEVFLHTLESFRDFFRADIERGRPSLPRMVAEGVVLKDTGVIESIKVEATILLNEGPKAWTKAEIDQKRYVITDLAEDFIGSEDRAEAIFIVGELAMHVSEFILRTNKEWIGHSKWSIRALRAHNHQLAELFIEAFDSYYRTSSKEKVDRLVTQILKPYGGKLFHGYRLGRKEPK; the protein is encoded by the coding sequence TTGACAAAGTTAGAACCTGTAGAAGTAGCAAGGAGTTTTGTGGAGTTGAACTATCCGAACTGTGAGGCTGCTTTGCTTGCAGGGAGTACAATCAGAGGTGAAGCGACAACTACTTCTGATTTGGATATTGTAGTATTTGATCAAACGTATAAGACGTCTTTTAGAGAGTCGCTCATAATGAATAATTGGCCGATTGAAGTATTTTTGCATACACTTGAATCATTTCGTGATTTTTTTAGAGCGGATATTGAAAGAGGCCGTCCATCTTTACCAAGAATGGTCGCAGAAGGGGTTGTGTTAAAAGATACGGGAGTGATTGAATCAATTAAAGTAGAAGCAACTATTTTACTTAATGAGGGGCCAAAAGCATGGACAAAAGCTGAAATCGATCAAAAGCGTTACGTAATTACGGATCTAGCTGAAGACTTTATTGGGAGTGAGGACAGAGCGGAAGCGATCTTTATTGTGGGTGAGTTGGCTATGCATGTAAGCGAATTCATCTTGCGAACAAACAAAGAATGGATTGGTCATTCGAAATGGTCTATACGTGCTTTGCGAGCACATAATCACCAGCTTGCAGAATTATTTATTGAAGCATTTGATTCCTATTATCGGACAAGTTCAAAAGAAAAAGTTGACCGATTAGTAACTCAAATTCTTAAACCTTACGGGGGAAAGTTGTTTCATGGATACCGCCTTGGGAGGAAGGAACCGAAATAA